A single genomic interval of Argopecten irradians isolate NY chromosome 8, Ai_NY, whole genome shotgun sequence harbors:
- the LOC138329457 gene encoding uncharacterized PE-PGRS family protein PE_PGRS54-like: protein MKGIGYLAIVLVLVTTVTGYSRQPTCICYVNSHVEGATRVSGIQCIHSNGISVTLPWKQNVNGGTIEVIFGSECDALLQEKTNKNRRFFTDSFGGSVDSSTKGDGTSSYGGSVHTPAGSLSGHAHFDHGDLSGGDIGVSGHIGAIGSAGVHANYDHGHLSGGVDAGVDLGGIAHAGGHVDIDHNLDLSGGVSAGVDVGGFKETATLDIDHNGHTTGGVQGTLVGRRDKSAQHRRFFTDSFGGSVDSSAKGDGTSSYGGSVHTPAGSLSGHAHFDHGDLSGGDVGVSGHVGAIGSAGVHANYDHGHLSGGVDAGVDFGGIAHAGGHVDIDHNLDLSGGVSAGVDVGGFKETATLDIDHNGHTTGGVQGTLVGRRDVSAQHRRFFTDSFGGSVDSSAKGDGTSSYGGSVHTPAGSVSGHAHFDHGDLSGGDFGVSGHVGAIGSAGVHANYDHGHLSGGVDAGVDLGGIAHAGGHVDIDHNLDVSGGVSAGVDVGGFKETATLDIDHNGHTTGGVQGTLVGRRDKSAQHRRFFTDSFGGSVDSSAKGDGTSSYGGSVHTPAGSLSGHAHFDHGDLSGGDVGVSGHVGAIGSAGVHANYDHGHLSGGVDAGVDFGGIAHAGGHVDIDHNLDFSGGVSAGVDVGGFKETATLDIDHNGHTTGGVQGTLVGRRDVSAQHRRFFTDSFGGSVDSSAKGDGTSSYGGSVHTPAGSVSGHAHFDHGDLSGGDFGVSGHVGAIGSAGVHANYDHGHLSGGVDAGVDLGGIAHAGGHVDIDHNLDVSGGVSAGVDVGGFKETATLDIDHNGHTTGGVQGTLVGRRDKSAQHRRFFTDSFGGSVDSSAKGDGTSSYGGSVHTPAGSLSGHAHFDHGDLSGGDVGVSGHVGAIGSAGVHANYDHGHLSGGVDAGVDFGGIAHAGGHVDIDHNLDLSGGVSAGVDVGGFKETATLDIDHNGHTTGGVQGTLVGRRDVSAQHRRFFTDSFGGSVDSSAKGDGTSSYCGSVHTPAGSVSGHAHFDHGDLSGGDFGVSGHVGAIGSAGVHANYDHGHLSGGVDAGVDLGGIAHAGGHVDIDHNLDVSGGVSAGVDVGGFKETATLDIDHNGHTTGGVQGTLVGRRDKSAQHRRFFTDSFGGSVDSSAKGDGTSSYGGSVHTPAGSLSGHAHFDHGDLSGGDVGVSGHVGAIGSAGVHANYDHGHLSGGVDAGVDLGGIAHAGGHVDIDHNLDVSGGVSAGVDVGGFKETATLDIDHNGHTTGGVQGTLVGRRESAKWKSPVEVLIQRLINEIRIAEGSRIKRQI from the exons ATGAAAGGAATTGGATATTTGGCCATAGTTCTGGTACTAGTAACTACAGTCACAGGATATTCCCGACAGCCAACATGTATATGCTACGTTAACTCCCATGTTGAAGGAG CAACTAGAGTATCTGGAATTCAGTGTATCCACTCAAATGGTATTTCTGTAACACTTCCCTGGAAACAA AATGTCAACGGTGGCACTATTGAAGTAATCTTTGGATCGGAATGCGATGCCTTACTGCAAG aaaaaacaaataaaaatcgACGATTCTTTACCGATTCATTTGGCGGAAGTGTCGATAGTTCTACAAAAGGCGACGGTACGTCCAGCTATGGCGGAAGTGTACATACACCAGCCGGAAGCCTATCTGGCCACGCCCACTTTGATCATGGCGATCTGTCTGGAGGCGATATTGGTGTGTCCGGCCATATAGGGGCCATCGGAAGTGCCGGTGTCCACGCCAACTACGATCACGGACACCTGAGCGGCGGGGTCGATGCTGGCGTGGATCTTGGAGGTATTGCGCATGCGGGAGGACATGTGGACATTGACCACAATCTGGACTTGAGTGGAGGAGTGAGCGCGGGAGTGGATGTTGGAGGGTTTAAGGAGACGGCTACACTAGATATCGACCATAACGGACACACGACAGGAGGGGTCCAGGGCACGCTTGTCGGACGGAGAG ATAAATCCGCCCAGCATCGACGATTCTTCACAGATTCATTTGGTGGAAGTGTCGATAGTTCAGCTAAAGGGGACGGTACATCTAGCTATGGCGGAAGTGTACATACACCAGCCGGAAGCCTATCTGGCCACGCCCACTTTGATCATGGCGATCTGTCTGGAGGCGATGTTGGTGTGTCCGGTCATGTAGGGGCCATCGGAAGTGCCGGTGTTCACGCCAACTACGATCACGGACACCTAAGCGGCGGGGTCGATGCTGGTGTGGATTTTGGAGGTATTGCGCATGCGGGAGGACATGTGGACATTGACCACAATCTGGACTTGAGTGGAGGAGTGAGCGCGGGAGTGGATGTTGGTGGGTTTAAAGAGACAGCGACACTAGATATCGACCATAACGGTCACACGACAGGAGGCGTCCAAGGCACACTTGTCGGACGGAGAG ATGTATCCGCCCAGCATCGACGATTCTTCACCGATTCATTTGGCGGAAGTGTCGATAGTTCAGCTAAAGGGGACGGTACATCCAGCTATGGCGGAAGTGTACATACACCAGCCGGAAGTGTATCTGGCCACGCCCACTTTGATCATGGCGATCTGTCTGGAGGAGATTTTGGTGTTTCCGGTCATGTAGGGGCCATCGGAAGTGCCGGTGTCCACGCCAACTACGATCACGGACACCTGAGCGGCGGGGTTGATGCTGGCGTGGATCTTGGAGGTATTGCGCATGCGGGAGGACATGTGGACATTGATCACAATCTGGACGTGAGTGGAGGAGTGAGCGCGGGAGTGGATGTTGGAGGGTTTAAGGAGACAGCGACACTAGATATCGACCATAACGGACACACGACAGGAGGGGTCCAGGGCACGCTTGTCGGACGGAGAG ATAAATCCGCCCAGCATCGACGATTCTTCACAGATTCATTTGGTGGAAGTGTCGATAGTTCAGCTAAAGGGGACGGTACATCTAGCTATGGCGGAAGTGTACATACACCAGCCGGAAGCCTATCTGGCCACGCCCACTTTGATCATGGCGATCTGTCTGGAGGCGATGTTGGTGTGTCCGGTCATGTAGGGGCCATCGGAAGTGCCGGTGTTCACGCCAACTACGATCACGGACACCTAAGCGGCGGGGTCGATGCTGGTGTGGATTTTGGAGGTATTGCGCATGCGGGAGGACATGTGGACATTGACCACAATCTGGACTTTAGTGGAGGAGTGAGCGCGGGAGTGGATGTTGGTGGGTTTAAGGAGACAGCGACACTAGATATCGACCATAACGGTCACACGACAGGAGGCGTCCAAGGCACACTTGTCGGACGGAGAG ATGTATCCGCCCAGCATCGACGATTCTTCACCGATTCATTTGGCGGAAGTGTCGATAGTTCAGCTAAAGGGGACGGTACATCCAGCTATGGCGGAAGTGTACATACACCAGCCGGAAGTGTATCTGGCCACGCCCACTTTGATCATGGCGATCTGTCTGGAGGAGATTTTGGTGTTTCCGGTCATGTAGGGGCCATCGGAAGTGCCGGTGTCCACGCCAACTACGATCACGGACACCTGAGCGGCGGGGTTGATGCTGGCGTGGATCTTGGAGGTATTGCGCATGCGGGAGGACATGTGGACATTGATCACAATCTGGACGTGAGTGGAGGAGTGAGCGCGGGAGTGGATGTTGGAGGGTTTAAGGAGACAGCGACACTAGATATCGACCATAACGGACACACGACAGGAGGGGTCCAGGGCACGCTTGTCGGACGGAGAG ATAAATCCGCCCAGCATCGACGATTCTTCACAGATTCATTTGGTGGAAGTGTCGATAGTTCAGCTAAAGGGGACGGTACATCTAGCTATGGCGGAAGTGTACATACACCAGCCGGAAGCCTATCTGGCCACGCCCACTTTGATCATGGCGATCTGTCTGGAGGCGATGTTGGTGTGTCCGGTCATGTAGGGGCCATCGGAAGTGCCGGTGTTCACGCCAACTACGATCACGGACACCTAAGCGGCGGGGTCGATGCTGGTGTGGATTTTGGAGGTATTGCGCATGCGGGAGGACATGTGGACATTGACCACAATCTGGACTTGAGTGGAGGAGTGAGCGCGGGAGTGGATGTTGGTGGGTTTAAGGAGACAGCGACACTAGATATCGACCATAACGGTCACACGACAGGAGGCGTCCAAGGCACACTTGTCGGACGGAGAG ATGTATCCGCCCAGCATCGACGATTCTTCACCGATTCATTTGGCGGAAGTGTCGATAGTTCAGCTAAAGGGGACGGTACATCCAGCTATTGCGGGAGTGTACATACACCAGCCGGAAGTGTATCTGGCCACGCCCACTTTGATCATGGCGATCTGTCTGGAGGAGATTTTGGTGTTTCCGGTCATGTAGGGGCCATCGGAAGTGCCGGTGTCCACGCCAACTACGATCACGGACACCTGAGCGGCGGGGTTGATGCTGGCGTGGATCTTGGAGGTATTGCGCATGCGGGAGGACATGTGGACATTGATCACAATCTGGACGTGAGTGGAGGAGTGAGCGCGGGAGTGGATGTTGGAGGGTTTAAGGAGACAGCGACACTAGATATCGACCATAACGGACACACGACAGGAGGGGTCCAGGGCACGCTTGTCGGACGGAGAG ATAAATCCGCCCAGCATCGACGATTCTTCACAGATTCATTTGGTGGAAGTGTCGATAGTTCAGCTAAAGGGGACGGTACATCCAGCTATGGCGGAAGTGTACATACACCAGCCGGAAGTCTATCTGGCCACGCCCACTTTGATCATGGCGATCTGTCTGGAGGCGATGTTGGTGTTTCCGGTCATGTAGGGGCCATCGGAAGTGCCGGTGTCCACGCCAACTACGATCACGGACACCTGAGCGGCGGGGTTGATGCTGGCGTGGATCTTGGAGGTATTGCGCATGCGGGAGGACATGTGGACATTGACCACAATCTGGACGTGAGTGGAGGAGTGAGCGCGGGAGTGGATGTTGGAGGGTTTAAGGAGACAGCTACACTAGATATCGACCATAACGGACACACGACAGGAGGCGTTCAAGGCACGCTTGTCGGACGCAGAG AATCTGCAAAATGGAAATCTCCCGTCGAGGTTTTAATTCAGCGGTTGATCAATGAAATTAGAATTGCGGAAGGAAGTCGTATAAAAAGGCAAATATAG